Proteins from one Paenibacillus sp. genomic window:
- the phnE gene encoding phosphonate ABC transporter, permease protein PhnE: MSRTWDTKVPKPKRNKAARFAIYGALAVVYIWAFAGIPFDGVKETAGQVTRSIVSGLFAPDWDYVYLPDGEDLLRGLLDTLAIAVMGTVISCVLCLPFAFWAAAGRGKSKSWSGSGKFMLSLIRTFPEIVMAILFIKAVGPGAFAGVLALGLHSIGMLGKLFSEEVENIDAGPIETLVASGANRMQIWWFAIVPQVLPGFLNYTLYRFEINVRSATILGVIGAGGIGTPLIFALTTRNWDRVGVILLGIIVMVTAIDLVSGYIRRKIV; the protein is encoded by the coding sequence ATGAGCCGAACTTGGGACACGAAAGTGCCGAAACCGAAACGGAACAAGGCGGCCCGCTTCGCCATCTATGGCGCATTGGCGGTCGTTTACATATGGGCGTTCGCCGGCATCCCGTTCGACGGCGTCAAAGAGACGGCCGGCCAGGTGACGCGGTCGATCGTAAGCGGCTTGTTCGCTCCGGATTGGGATTACGTGTATTTGCCCGACGGGGAAGATTTGCTGCGGGGATTGCTCGACACGCTCGCCATCGCCGTCATGGGAACGGTCATCTCTTGCGTGCTGTGCCTTCCGTTCGCGTTCTGGGCGGCGGCGGGGCGGGGGAAATCGAAGAGCTGGTCGGGGTCCGGGAAGTTCATGTTGAGCCTCATCCGCACGTTCCCCGAGATCGTCATGGCCATCCTGTTCATCAAAGCCGTGGGGCCGGGCGCGTTCGCGGGCGTGCTCGCGCTCGGCCTGCATTCGATCGGCATGCTGGGCAAGCTGTTCTCGGAAGAGGTCGAGAACATCGACGCCGGTCCGATCGAGACGCTCGTCGCGTCGGGCGCGAACCGGATGCAAATTTGGTGGTTCGCGATCGTGCCGCAGGTGCTGCCGGGCTTCCTGAACTACACGCTGTATCGGTTCGAAATCAACGTCCGCTCGGCGACGATCCTCGGGGTCATCGGGGCGGGCGGCATCGGGACGCCGCTCATCTTCGCGCTCACGACGCGAAATTGGGACCGGGTCGGCGTCATTCTGCTCGGCATCATCGTTATGGTGACCGCGATCGATCTCGTCTCGGGTTATATTCGCAGGAAAATCGTATAA
- the phnE gene encoding phosphonate ABC transporter, permease protein PhnE: protein MKDRAAHRPPPPSRTKHYLTAALVLLLVWGSAAKTEFTFAELWAGAPNMLDLLVEMFPPRWNYFDNIAPAMLETIRMAIVGTTLGAVAAVPIALASARNIAPSPWLNVPARFALNLIRTVPDLLLASLFVAVFGLGALPGMLALAVFSAGLIAKLTYETIETIDKGPLEAMTAVGANRPQWIAFGVVPQVSAQFASYVLYTFEINVRAAAILGLVGAGGIGHYFEVTLGFLEYDKTNSIILFTLAVVLAIDYISMRLREKLL, encoded by the coding sequence ATGAAGGACCGCGCAGCGCATCGGCCGCCGCCGCCGAGCCGAACGAAGCATTACCTCACGGCGGCGCTCGTCCTGCTCCTCGTCTGGGGAAGCGCGGCGAAGACGGAATTCACCTTCGCGGAGCTGTGGGCGGGAGCGCCGAACATGCTCGATTTGCTGGTCGAGATGTTCCCCCCGCGCTGGAACTATTTCGACAACATCGCGCCGGCGATGCTCGAGACGATCCGAATGGCGATCGTAGGCACGACGCTGGGCGCCGTCGCCGCCGTGCCGATCGCGCTGGCGTCGGCCCGCAACATCGCGCCGTCCCCGTGGCTCAACGTTCCGGCCCGATTCGCGCTCAACTTGATCCGCACCGTGCCGGATCTGCTGCTGGCGTCGCTGTTCGTCGCCGTCTTCGGCCTCGGCGCGCTGCCGGGGATGCTGGCGCTCGCCGTCTTCTCGGCCGGGCTGATCGCCAAGCTGACGTACGAGACGATCGAGACGATCGACAAGGGGCCGCTCGAGGCGATGACGGCCGTCGGCGCGAACCGGCCGCAGTGGATCGCTTTCGGCGTCGTGCCGCAGGTGAGCGCGCAATTTGCCTCTTACGTGCTGTATACGTTCGAGATCAATGTCCGCGCAGCCGCGATTTTGGGCTTGGTCGGAGCGGGCGGCATCGGCCATTACTTCGAAGTGACGCTCGGTTTTCTGGAGTACGATAAAACGAATTCCATCATCCTATTCACGCTGGCGGTCGTGCTGGCGATCGACTACATCAGCATGAGGCTGCGGGAGAAGTTGCTATGA
- the phnC gene encoding phosphonate ABC transporter ATP-binding protein: MIQLQGVTKVYGNGTKGLNNIDLTFEKGEFVAIVGLSGAGKSTLLRSINRLHEITSGDILVDGQSITRAKGAQLRRIRRDIGMIFQSFNLVKRSSVLRNVLAGRVGYHSTLRTILGLFPEKDVDLAFRALERVNIVEKAYNRADELSGGQQQRVAIARVLAQEAKIILADEPVASLDPLTTRQVMDDLKNINQELGITTIVNLHDVDLARAYATRIVGLRAGEIVFDGPTAEATDEKFMEIYGSTLRSDDGAEDAGR; this comes from the coding sequence ATGATTCAACTGCAAGGCGTGACGAAAGTATACGGCAACGGCACGAAAGGGCTCAATAACATCGATTTGACGTTCGAGAAGGGCGAGTTCGTCGCGATCGTCGGCTTGTCGGGCGCCGGCAAATCGACGCTGCTCCGCTCCATCAACCGGCTTCACGAAATTACGTCCGGCGACATTCTCGTCGACGGGCAGTCCATCACCCGGGCGAAAGGCGCCCAGCTGCGGCGCATCCGCCGCGACATCGGCATGATTTTCCAAAGCTTCAACCTCGTCAAGCGCTCCTCCGTGCTGCGCAACGTGCTGGCGGGCCGCGTCGGCTACCATTCCACGCTGCGAACGATTTTGGGGCTGTTTCCCGAGAAAGACGTCGATCTCGCGTTCCGGGCGCTCGAGCGGGTGAACATCGTCGAGAAGGCTTACAACCGTGCGGACGAGCTCTCCGGGGGCCAACAGCAGCGGGTCGCGATCGCGAGGGTGCTGGCGCAGGAAGCGAAGATCATCCTCGCCGACGAGCCGGTGGCGTCGCTCGATCCGCTGACAACCCGGCAGGTGATGGACGATCTGAAGAACATCAATCAGGAGCTCGGCATTACGACGATCGTCAATCTGCACGACGTCGATTTGGCCCGGGCGTACGCGACCCGCATCGTCGGGCTGCGCGCGGGCGAGATCGTGTTCGACGGGCCGACGGCGGAGGCGACGGACGAGAAGTTTATGGAGATTTACGGCAGCACGCTAAGGTCGGACGACGGAGCGGAGGATGCCGGACGATGA
- a CDS encoding phosphate/phosphite/phosphonate ABC transporter substrate-binding protein: MYRNIAKMMLPLAVVAGLAVGCASNAATDAENGGAAAAGYAPEKLTVQFVPSQNADTLEAKAKPLEELLGERLGIPVEVSVSTDYNTIIEAMASKQVDVGFLPPTAYVLAKEKGAAEVILQAQRFGVQDDTGAPTEDLVDFYKAMIIVKKDSDIQSVADLKGKKMGYQNVTSSAGYVWPAGKLLEEGVDPLQDVESVTLKGHDQAVLAVLNGDVDAAAIFQDARNIVKNDYPTVFEDTRVLTFTEPIPNDTVSVRSDMDEEWVKKIQDAFIDIGKDEEGHAIIKEIYSHEGYVVSEDSVFDIVREYGEKVKTE; this comes from the coding sequence ATGTACCGTAACATCGCAAAAATGATGCTGCCGCTCGCCGTCGTCGCGGGTCTCGCCGTCGGCTGCGCCAGCAACGCCGCAACGGACGCGGAGAACGGCGGCGCGGCTGCAGCCGGCTACGCGCCGGAGAAGCTGACCGTCCAATTCGTCCCGTCCCAGAACGCGGACACGCTCGAAGCGAAAGCGAAGCCGCTCGAGGAACTGCTCGGCGAACGCCTCGGCATTCCGGTCGAAGTGAGCGTCTCCACCGACTACAACACGATCATCGAGGCCATGGCTTCGAAGCAAGTCGACGTCGGCTTCCTGCCGCCGACGGCTTACGTGCTCGCGAAGGAGAAGGGCGCCGCGGAAGTCATCCTGCAGGCGCAGCGCTTCGGCGTCCAAGACGATACGGGCGCGCCGACGGAGGACCTCGTCGATTTCTACAAAGCGATGATCATCGTCAAGAAGGATTCCGACATTCAAAGCGTCGCGGACCTGAAAGGCAAGAAGATGGGCTACCAAAACGTCACGTCTTCCGCAGGCTACGTATGGCCGGCAGGCAAGCTGCTGGAAGAAGGCGTCGACCCGCTGCAGGACGTGGAAAGCGTCACGCTGAAGGGCCACGACCAAGCCGTCCTCGCCGTCCTGAACGGCGACGTAGACGCGGCGGCGATTTTCCAAGACGCCCGGAACATCGTCAAGAACGATTACCCGACGGTCTTCGAAGACACGCGCGTGCTGACGTTCACGGAGCCGATTCCGAACGATACGGTCTCCGTCCGGTCGGACATGGATGAGGAATGGGTGAAGAAAATTCAAGACGCGTTCATCGATATCGGCAAAGACGAAGAAGGCCATGCGATCATCAAGGAAATCTATTCGCATGAAGGCTACGTCGTTTCCGAAGACAGCGTGTTCGACATCGTGCGCGAGTACGGGGAGAAGGTCAAGACGGAATAA
- a CDS encoding bifunctional UDP-sugar hydrolase/5'-nucleotidase codes for MGADENSLTIDILVTSDLHGHLFPTDYRSSEERPFGLGKLAALIERERRGAEATLLIDNGDLLQGSPLAYYCAKLAGGGEHPCVAALNRLRYDAAVIGNHEFNYGRALLDRAVRDAAFPWLSANTVDLATGGPAFGKPYIVKTFRGGVKAAVLGVTTHYVPNWEQPEHIEGLEFRDALSAVKQWAEYIRREERPDVLIVAYHGGFERDLESGRPTEPDTGENQGYAMLLEAAGIDVLITGHQHRSIAAVVRGVACVQPSCNGQALGKVSVTLTRRDGGWTVARKDVRLLEPNAETPADVDVLSVADELERRTQAWLDQPLGVVEGAMSIADPMAARAEEHPFIEFVNRVQMEAASVDISCTALFADECRGFGEQVTMRDILGNYMFPNTLKVLRLSGRDIRAALERSAAYFTVGADGRLSVHPSFLAPKPQHYNYDMWEGIDYRLDVSKPVGERVVMLERHGRPIDPDASYDVVMNNYRAAGGGEYPMFRDKPVVKEIPFDMVELLANAIMERRVVVAACNRNWAVVYGASASPPVPCVQTKL; via the coding sequence ATGGGAGCGGACGAGAATTCCCTTACGATAGACATTTTGGTCACCAGCGACCTTCACGGGCACTTGTTCCCGACCGATTACCGCAGTTCGGAGGAGCGCCCTTTCGGCTTGGGCAAGCTGGCGGCGCTGATCGAGCGGGAACGGAGGGGCGCAGAGGCAACGCTGTTGATCGATAACGGCGATTTGCTCCAAGGGTCGCCTCTCGCTTACTACTGCGCCAAGCTGGCCGGCGGCGGGGAGCATCCGTGCGTGGCGGCGCTGAACCGGCTGCGGTACGATGCGGCCGTAATCGGCAACCACGAGTTCAATTACGGCCGCGCGCTGCTGGACCGCGCCGTCCGGGACGCGGCGTTCCCCTGGCTGTCGGCTAATACGGTCGACCTCGCGACGGGCGGGCCCGCGTTCGGGAAGCCGTATATCGTGAAGACGTTCCGCGGCGGCGTCAAGGCGGCAGTGCTCGGCGTTACGACGCATTATGTGCCGAACTGGGAGCAGCCGGAGCATATCGAAGGGCTCGAATTCCGGGACGCGCTGTCAGCGGTGAAGCAGTGGGCGGAGTACATTCGGCGGGAAGAACGGCCGGACGTCCTGATCGTCGCCTACCACGGCGGCTTCGAGCGCGATCTCGAAAGCGGGCGTCCGACGGAGCCGGACACCGGGGAAAATCAAGGCTATGCCATGCTGCTGGAAGCGGCGGGCATCGACGTGCTGATTACGGGGCATCAGCACCGGTCGATCGCCGCGGTCGTTCGCGGCGTCGCCTGCGTGCAGCCAAGCTGCAACGGCCAAGCGCTCGGGAAGGTCAGCGTGACGCTGACGCGAAGGGACGGCGGCTGGACCGTTGCGCGCAAAGACGTTCGGCTGCTCGAGCCGAATGCGGAGACGCCGGCGGACGTAGACGTGCTGTCCGTCGCGGACGAGCTGGAGCGGCGGACGCAAGCGTGGCTGGACCAGCCGCTCGGCGTCGTCGAGGGCGCCATGTCGATCGCGGATCCGATGGCGGCGCGGGCCGAGGAGCATCCGTTCATCGAGTTCGTCAACCGGGTGCAGATGGAGGCCGCGTCGGTCGACATTTCCTGCACTGCGCTGTTTGCGGACGAATGCCGCGGCTTCGGCGAACAGGTGACGATGCGCGACATCTTGGGCAACTATATGTTCCCGAATACGCTCAAGGTGCTTCGGCTGTCCGGCCGGGACATCCGCGCCGCCTTGGAACGCTCGGCGGCATATTTTACGGTCGGTGCGGACGGCCGGCTTTCCGTGCATCCGTCGTTCCTCGCTCCGAAGCCGCAGCATTACAACTACGATATGTGGGAAGGCATCGACTACCGCTTGGACGTCTCGAAGCCGGTCGGCGAGAGAGTCGTTATGCTGGAGCGCCATGGCCGGCCGATCGACCCGGATGCATCCTACGACGTGGTCATGAACAATTATCGCGCGGCCGGCGGCGGCGAGTACCCGATGTTCCGGGATAAACCGGTCGTGAAAGAGATCCCTTTCGACATGGTGGAGCTGCTGGCGAACGCCATCATGGAACGGCGCGTCGTGGTCGCGGCGTGCAATCGGAACTGGGCCGTCGTGTATGGAGCGTCCGCGAGCCCGCCCGTTCCCTGCGTCCAAACAAAACTTTAA